Below is a window of Hydrogenimonas sp. SS33 DNA.
TCAGCAAGGAGGGGTTCAGGCTCTCTTTTAGCCAGAAGCTTTACAAAGCGATGGTCAACACCCACAACATCGACCCGGACAAAAGAGAGCTCTTCGTCAACCTCTTCAGCATCTACAGCGGCATCCCGGCGGATGAGATCAGGCAGAGGCTGCGTCGCAAAGGGAATGTGGTCCTCTCCTACGCCATCGACGCCAACCGGGCGAAATACCTCAAGGAACTGGCCCGCAAGCTCCGCCTTCTGAAGGTCTTCGTCCCCTACAAGACCCCCGGGGGGCGCATCATCAAATACGGCCTGAGCATCACCGAAAGCGGGGAGTCGCGCATCTTCGCCTACCACGACATGCTCACGCCGGTACTGGGCTACATGAAGAAGCGGGAAGAGGATGGCTTCACCCGCCCCGTAGGCGTCAAAGGGCTCGAAAAGTACTACGACGAACAGCTCCGCCCCCTCCAGAACGGCCTGGTCAAGGGGGAACGGGACATCGGAAACACGATCATCCTCAACGCCGACAGCTTCGTCCGCCCCGCCATCGACGGCATGAGCCTCTTTCTCAACATCCCCGTCGCCTTTCAGAAATCCCTCGAAGCGGTGCTGGACAAGGCGAAGGCCGAACACGAAGCCAAAGAGGTCATCGCCGTCGTCATGGAGGCCGGAACGGGCCACATCCTGGCCCTCGCCACCTCCAACCGCTACGACCCGGAGCATATCCGCAAGCGGGACTACCCCTCCCTCAACGTGGCCGCCTCCGAATACACCTACGAACCCGGCTCGGTCATGAAGCCGGTCACTTTCGCCCTGCTGCTGGAGAGCCACAAAGTCAACCCCCTGGAGATCGTCCGTACCTACAACGGCCGCTTCAAGCTGGGGAGGAAGGTGATCACCGACGAACACAAGGCGGCCTGGCTGAGCGCCGAAAACGTCATCGTCTACTCCTCCAACATCGGCATCGCCCAGCTGGCCCAGCGGCTCGACGGGGTGGAGTTCACCGAGGGGCTCAAGGATTTCGGCTTCACCCGGAAAACCGGGATCGACCTGCCCTACGAACATACCGGCATCATGCCCCACGTCACCCAGATGGAGAGCGAGATCTACAAAGCCACCGTCGCCTACGGTTACGGCATCCGGGTGACCCTGATGCAGCTGGTGAGGGCCTACAATGTCTTCAACAACCGGGGGCGCCTCGTGGAGCCCAAGATCGTCGGCGACATCGTCGACCCCCTGGGCAGGCACTACGACATCCCCTACAACGAGGAGCCCCGGCAGGTGATCCCCCCCGCCACTGCCTACACGGTCAAGAAGATCCTCGAAAAGGTCGTCGCCAAGGGTACGGGAACCAAGGCGCAGATTCCGGGTCTGACCATCGGCGGAAAAACGGGAACCGCCCATATCGCCGCGAAAAAGAAGCGGGGGTATGCCAAACTCTACAACAGCACCTTCATCGGCTTCGCCGACGACAAGAGCCGGCGCTACACCATCGGCGTCCTGGTCCGCCAGGCAAAGAAGCCCTACCACTACTTCGCCGCCATGTCGGCGGTACCGATATTCAAACAGGTGGTGGAGCTGATGGTCGACCAGGGGCTGCTGACACCCGACCCGAGCCTTGGCCACTACCCGAAACTATCGCATCATTGAAGTGAGCAGTATCAGCGAAGCTGATTTCGAATGTGTTGTCAAGGATTTGGATCAATTCTACGAAATTTTAAACTGCGAATCATTCTCAACGCGCCCCAATGACCAATGACCAATGACCAATGACCAATGACCAATGACCAATGACCAATGACCAATGACCAAAAATCAAAGAGGGGCAAAGCCCCGTTCCGATGACTACAAAATCAAAGCCAAATATTGTCGATGAGCCTGGTCGCCCCGACTCTGGCGGCGACAAGGATGATGCTCTTTTTCAGCTCGACACGCTCCTGCGGCCTGAAATCCCGGTCCACAATGGCCACATACTCCACATCGATCCCGCGCATCACCTCCCGCATTTCCGCCTCGATCGCCTCCGCCGACCGTTCCCCCGCCATGACCATTTTCGACGCCCGCTTCAAGGCCTTGGAAATCGAAAGGGCCCGGCGCCGCTCTTCGGGGGAGAGGTAGACGTTCCGGCTGCTCAGGGCCAGGCCATCCTCTTCACGAACCGTCTCCATCGGCACGATCGTCACCGGAAGGAAAAAATCCTCCGCCATCTTCTGCAAAATCCGCAGCTGCTGGGCATCTTTTTTTCCGAAATAGGCGAAATCGGGTTGCACGAGGCCGAAGAGTTTCATCACCACCTGCACCACGCCGTCGAAGTGCCCCGGCCGGCGGTGCCCTTCGAGAATGTAGCCCAGATAAGCCGGCGCCTTGAGGGTTACCTCATCCTCATGGTAGATGGCGGAGGCGTCGGGCATGAAAAGAAGGTCCACCCCCGCCTTTTCGCAGATGAGCCGATCCGCCTCCTCCCGCCTGGGGTATTTCTCCAGGTCTTCGCCCGGCAGAAACTGGGTCGGGTTGACGAAGACGGAGACCACCACATGGTCGTTCTCCTCCCTCGCCCTTCGTATCAGCGACAGATGGCCCGCATGCAGCGCCCCCATGGTCGGCACGAAACCCACACTTCCCTCCATCTTCCCTCTCTCTTCCCGCAGCGCCTGGATGGTTCGAACGATTTTCACGGCATCCCTTTGGGTATAATTGCATCAAAATTTTTACTTAAGTGATAAGTGAATTATAACGAAGGACGCCCCGTGGACAGTTACGAATTTTCCGAATTGATGAAAAAACTGAAAACCAAACTCGACAATATCCGCAACATCGTCAAACCTGACGAAATCCGCAAACGCCTTGACGAGATCGCCAAAATGGAGATGGAGGAGAATTTCTGGAGTGACGCGAAACGGGCGGGGGAGATCCAGAAGGAAAAGAACCGTCTGGAGCGGCTTCTGAAAAAGTACGAAGAGGCCGAAAGCGCCGTCAACGACGCCCTGGAGCTTTTCGAAATGGCCACCGAGGAGAAGGATGAGGAGACCCTTCAGACCCTCTTCGAGGAGGCGCCCCAGATCGAGGAGCGGGTCAACAAGGTCGAGATCGAGGTGATGCTCAGCGGGCCCCACGACGCCAACAACGCCATCGTCACGATCCACCCGGGTGCGGGCGGTACCGAGAGCCAGGACTGGGCCAGCATCCTCTACCGGATGTACCTGCGCTGGGCGGAGCGCCACGGCTTCAAGGTCGAAACTCTCGACTACCAGCCCGGTGAAGAGGCGGGCATCAAGGATGTAAGCTTCATCATCAAGGGGGAGAACGCCTACGGCTACCTCAAGGCCGAAAACGGCGTCCACCGGCTGGTGCGCATCAGCCCCTTCGATTCCAACGCCAGGCGCCACACCTCCTTTACGTCGGTGATGGTCTCCCCCGAAATCGACGACGACATCGACATCGAGATCGAGGACAAGGACCTGCGCATCGACACCTACCGCGCTTCCGGCGCGGGGGGCCAGCACGTCAACAAGACCGAAAGCGCCATCCGCATCACCCATATCCCCACCGGCGTCGTGGTCCAGTGCCAGAACGACCGTTCACAGCACAAGAACAAGGCGACGGCGATGAAGATGCTCAAATCCCGCCTCTACGAACTGGAGCTTGAGAAAAAACGGGCCGAAGCGGAAGGGGTGGAAAAAAGCGACATCGGCTGGGGGCACCAGATTCGAAGCTACGTTCTCGCCCCCTACCAGCAGGTCAAGGACCTGCGCAGCGGCCAGGCCTTCAGCAATGTCGACGCCATCCTCGACGGCGACATCGACAAGCTCATCGAAGGGGTGCTGGTCGCCGAAGCGGAGAAGCAGAGCGGCGAAAAGAGCGAGTAAGACCAATCCCCATCCATTAGAAGAGATCGGGTTCGTCTGTTTGGCACGCGGGGGTGCGATTTGCCCTTCGGGACGCGGCCTCTTGCCTAAAAACCGCTAATGCCTGCGGCACCCTACGGGCACGCGCGGTTTTCTTGACGGCAAGAGGCCGCTCAAATCGCAACGCTACCCAAACAGACACCCCCGATCTCTTGTTAGGTATGGGTTGGGGATTGGTATAACGGGCCCCTTCAGCGCCCGACGGCGTGGTCGAGCCGCGCCAGGGCGATGTAGGTGTCGAAATAGCTGTTGACCAGCGCCGCCAAAGCGGCGATGTAGTCCTGCTGGGCGCTTTTGAGCTCCAGGAAATCGGCCAGGCCGTTTTCGTACCGTTTGGACGCCTGATGGAGCTTCTCTCTGGCGGTATGTGCGATGACGCTATCCAATCGCACATTCTCTTCGCTTCGCTTGAGAGCCAGCCACGCCTCCGTCACCTCCTCCTGGACCGTGAGTTTCAAACGCTGCACCTCCGACACGGCTTTTAAATGCAGCGCTTTCGCCTCTTCAAGGCGCGCGTCACTGCGAAATCCTTCAAAGAGGTTCCACCGCAAAGCCACCACCCCCCTGGCGTCGTTTTCGGGCAGGCTCATCGCAAGGTCGTCATCCACATACTGCGCCCCCGCGTCCGCCTCCAGGCCGATGGTGGGCAGGTACTCCCCCTCTACGGCGCGGATGCGTGCGGCTTCGCTTCGGGCCCGATGTTTCAGGCTTTCAATCGCGAAGCGGTGCCGCCACGCAAAACCGGTCAGCGCCTGCAGATTCGAGGGTACCGGCGGCAGGCGCTCGGCCAGCCGCTCCCACACCAGGTCGGGCATGGCGAGGCGGTACGCTCCCTCGGCAATCGCGCCGCCCACGGCCCGCTCCAACGCCGCGCGCAGCCGCTGCACGTCAAAACGCACATTCTGCAAGTCCCGCCTCGCCCGTGCCAGCTCCACTTTCGCGTCGCTGACGTCGATGATGGTGCGGATGCCCGCTTTGAGGTACTTTTGGGCGCGGTAGAGCTGCTGTTGGCGCAGCTCCACACCCTTTTGGCGCACCCGCACCAGGCTTTTTGCCTTCAGCACCGCGTAATAGGCCTCTTTGACTTCCAGAATCTTGTCGGAAACCCGCTGGTAAAGCGCCGCACCGCTCGCTTTTTGCAGCGCCTCGGCGGCTTCGACCGTCCCGCCGGTCTTTCCGAAATCCCACAGCAACTGCGAAACGCTCAAACGTCCCGCCAACAGCGCCGCATCCTGCGATATGTCCCCCTTGAAACGGGCGGTGCTCCCACCCGTGTTTGCGGTGAGGTCGAGCCGGGGCAGGTAGCCCGCTTTGGCGCTTTTTAGGCGCATCTTCGCCGCTTCCACGTCAAGGCGCGCGCTTTGCAGGTCGGGGCTTTTTTTCAAAGCGGTCGCTACCAGGTCGTCGAGGGTGACGGTGGTCCCGGCGGCGAAAAGGGAGAGGGGTAGGAGAAGGAGGAGAGAGTAAACGGTGAACAGTGAACGGTGAACGATGAACGGGAAGAGTTTTTTTGCGAATCCGCTCATATTACGCATGGTCGCCTCCGAAGCGCTCTTTGAGCCGCTGCAACACGACGAAGAGGACGGGGGTGAGCAGGAAGGTCAGCAGCGTCGACATCGCCATGCCGCCGAAGACCGCGGTCCCCAGGGAGTGGCGTGAGGCGGCGCCGGCGCCGCTGGCGAAGACCAGAGGCAGGATGCCCAGCAAAAAGGCCAGCACCGTCATCAGGATGGCCCGCATCCGAAGCACCGACGCCTCCACGGCGCTCTCGACGATCCCTTTGCCCTTCTCCCGCAGCTCCTTGGCGAACTCCACGACCAAAATGGCATTCTTGCTCGCCATGCCGATCAGCAGCACCAGGCCGATCTGGGTGTAGATGTCATTAAGCAGCCCCGCCATCATGTTGGCCCCCAGGGCGCCCAGCATCACCACCGGAATGGGGAGCATGATCATCAGCGGCGTCAGCCAGCTCTCGTACTGCGCCGCCAGCACCAGGTAGACCATCAGCAGCGAGAGCATGAAGATATAAAGCGCCGCATTGCCCGCCTCCTTCTCCTGGCGCGTCAGGCCGGCATAGTCGTAGGCGACCTCCTTGGGAAGCACTTTCGCCGCCGTCTCCTCGATGGCGGCGATCGCGTCGGCGGAGCTGAAGCCTCTTTGCATCGCGTGCATACCGTTGATAGCGATGGAGGGGTAGCCGTTGAAACGGGTGATGGCGTTGGGCCCGGTGGTGGTTTTGAGCGTCACGAGGGTGCCAAGCGGAATCATCTCCCCCTTGCCGTTTTGCACAAAAAGCCCCTTGATGTCGCCGATTTTAGCCCGGAATTTCGGTGCCGCCTGCAAAAAGACGCGGTAGGTCTTGCCGAATTTGTTGAAGTCGTTGACGTAGTAGGAGCCCAGATAGGTCTGCAGCGCCGCGAAGAGGTCGCTCAGTTTCACACCAAGCGAAAAGACTTTGTCCCGGTCGACGATCACCTCGATCTGGGGGTAGTCGCTGCTGTAGGTGGTGTAGGCCGAAGCGATCCTCGGGTCGGCGTTGAGCGCTTTTATAAAGCTCTGTGCGACCTTTTCAAACCGTTTTCGCGGCAGCGCCCCGACATTCTCCAGCCGCACGTCGAAACCGCCGGTGGCGGAGATGCCCGGAATGGAGGGGACGCCGAAAATCCGCACCGTCGTATCAGGCACCGCTTTGGCGCACTTGGCCTGCAGCGTCTGAATGAGAGCATCAACGGAGGTTTCTGGCGTCGTGCGCTTGTCCCAGTCGTCCAGAATGATATAGAGCGTCCCGCCCGAGGAGTCCACCACCCCCGTGACGGTGTTGTAGCCGCTGATCGTCACCA
It encodes the following:
- a CDS encoding penicillin-binding protein 2 — translated: MSKTQKSPSGSRVSEALNRKAKLLLLFVMVLFLALLFFGALTHVAVGKRHIPQLVISETNRALRGGIVSKEGFRLSFSQKLYKAMVNTHNIDPDKRELFVNLFSIYSGIPADEIRQRLRRKGNVVLSYAIDANRAKYLKELARKLRLLKVFVPYKTPGGRIIKYGLSITESGESRIFAYHDMLTPVLGYMKKREEDGFTRPVGVKGLEKYYDEQLRPLQNGLVKGERDIGNTIILNADSFVRPAIDGMSLFLNIPVAFQKSLEAVLDKAKAEHEAKEVIAVVMEAGTGHILALATSNRYDPEHIRKRDYPSLNVAASEYTYEPGSVMKPVTFALLLESHKVNPLEIVRTYNGRFKLGRKVITDEHKAAWLSAENVIVYSSNIGIAQLAQRLDGVEFTEGLKDFGFTRKTGIDLPYEHTGIMPHVTQMESEIYKATVAYGYGIRVTLMQLVRAYNVFNNRGRLVEPKIVGDIVDPLGRHYDIPYNEEPRQVIPPATAYTVKKILEKVVAKGTGTKAQIPGLTIGGKTGTAHIAAKKKRGYAKLYNSTFIGFADDKSRRYTIGVLVRQAKKPYHYFAAMSAVPIFKQVVELMVDQGLLTPDPSLGHYPKLSHH
- the panC gene encoding pantoate--beta-alanine ligase; protein product: MKIVRTIQALREERGKMEGSVGFVPTMGALHAGHLSLIRRAREENDHVVVSVFVNPTQFLPGEDLEKYPRREEADRLICEKAGVDLLFMPDASAIYHEDEVTLKAPAYLGYILEGHRRPGHFDGVVQVVMKLFGLVQPDFAYFGKKDAQQLRILQKMAEDFFLPVTIVPMETVREEDGLALSSRNVYLSPEERRRALSISKALKRASKMVMAGERSAEAIEAEMREVMRGIDVEYVAIVDRDFRPQERVELKKSIILVAARVGATRLIDNIWL
- the prfB gene encoding peptide chain release factor 2; translation: MDSYEFSELMKKLKTKLDNIRNIVKPDEIRKRLDEIAKMEMEENFWSDAKRAGEIQKEKNRLERLLKKYEEAESAVNDALELFEMATEEKDEETLQTLFEEAPQIEERVNKVEIEVMLSGPHDANNAIVTIHPGAGGTESQDWASILYRMYLRWAERHGFKVETLDYQPGEEAGIKDVSFIIKGENAYGYLKAENGVHRLVRISPFDSNARRHTSFTSVMVSPEIDDDIDIEIEDKDLRIDTYRASGAGGQHVNKTESAIRITHIPTGVVVQCQNDRSQHKNKATAMKMLKSRLYELELEKKRAEAEGVEKSDIGWGHQIRSYVLAPYQQVKDLRSGQAFSNVDAILDGDIDKLIEGVLVAEAEKQSGEKSE
- a CDS encoding TolC family protein is translated as MRNMSGFAKKLFPFIVHRSLFTVYSLLLLLPLSLFAAGTTVTLDDLVATALKKSPDLQSARLDVEAAKMRLKSAKAGYLPRLDLTANTGGSTARFKGDISQDAALLAGRLSVSQLLWDFGKTGGTVEAAEALQKASGAALYQRVSDKILEVKEAYYAVLKAKSLVRVRQKGVELRQQQLYRAQKYLKAGIRTIIDVSDAKVELARARRDLQNVRFDVQRLRAALERAVGGAIAEGAYRLAMPDLVWERLAERLPPVPSNLQALTGFAWRHRFAIESLKHRARSEAARIRAVEGEYLPTIGLEADAGAQYVDDDLAMSLPENDARGVVALRWNLFEGFRSDARLEEAKALHLKAVSEVQRLKLTVQEEVTEAWLALKRSEENVRLDSVIAHTAREKLHQASKRYENGLADFLELKSAQQDYIAALAALVNSYFDTYIALARLDHAVGR